The genome window ATCACACCGGGCAGATACGCGTGTCGCACGAACGCGTCCGTCTCGCGCAGTTCCACCGCGGTCTCGGAGCCGTCGTCGTCCAGCAGACACAGCTCGACTCGGTGCGCGGCCTCCGAGAAGACCGCGAAGTTGGTCCCGGCGCCGTCGTACGTGGCACCGAGCGGATACGCCTGTCCAGGCCAGACCTGCATGGATACGACTCTTCCAGTTGTCGCGCGCCGCTGGGGGCCACTCCGGGGGGAGTCTCCCCCAAACTGACGCAACCTCCTAGGACATACGTCCCTTCTGCCCAGCGGTGGACACATGGTGACGCTCCGCGGGCCGCCGGTGTCGGGCCCCGGCGGGCCGATCGCTATGAATCAGCTCACTCCCGGCGCGGTGACGGCCCGGAACGGCCAAGTCACGTGCGGTAGTTGGGAAACGACCTGTCCATCCGGCTGTATCGTCACCCGCTACCGGAGTACCCTTCCTTGATCGTTGAGTAGGGGTGAGCTCGGGGGAGCGGAAGGCGGTGCGTGGGTGGGCTCGGGAGGGCTGGAGTTGCCTCCTGGTGACGCGGGCGAGACGGGTCACGAGGGGAACTCCACAGATGTCCCACCCGGCGCGGTGTCCCTGGCACGGCCGATGGAGAGGGGATCCATCGGCCCGGAACTGGACTGGAACGCCGACGCCTGGCTCGAAGTGCGTACGCGCGCCCAGCGGGCCGGCCGTGCCTACATCTGGCTGAACCTCGTCGAACAGCGGCTGCGCGCCGTGGTGGCCGCCGTGCTGCGCCCCATCTACGAGCCCGTCCACGGCGACGACTGGGTGGTGGCCGCCGCCGGGCCCGCCGGACAGGAGTGGGTGCAGCGGGCCGTCGCGGTACGCGAGGTCAGCCGCCGCAAGGGCTATCTGCTCGACCCCGCCGACGACAACGTCCTCAGCTTCCTCACCCTCCCGCAGCTGCGGGAGCTGATGGTGCAGCACTGGCCGTGCTTCGAGCCGTACATCGACGAGCGGCGCGATGTGGAACTCGCCCTGGACGAGCTGGAGGTCACCCGGAACGTCGTCTCCCGCAACCGGGCCCTGTCCGAGGCCGTCCTCGCCCAGGCCGAGCGGGCCTCGGCCAAACTGCTGGAGATCCTGGGCGCGGGCAGCGACGTGCCCTCCGCGCGCCGGCTGCCCGTCGACGCGGTCGAGGACCTGGTCGGCGACCGGTACGCGGACGTCGTCGGCGTCCACCCCGACCGGGTGCGGCTGCTGCGGCAGTTCCCCGCCGAGGACCTGTTCGGCGGCGCCCGCCGTCTCGACGCCATCGGGATAGGCCTGAACCTCCTCGTGCAGAACTTCTCCGGACGGCGACTGGTCCGGCTCGCCGAGGGGGGATGCCGGGTCCGGCTGCTCTTCCTCAATCCCGCGTCCAGCGCGGTCAAGCGACGCGAACGCGAACTCGGGATAAAGCGCGGAGAGTTGAGCCGGGCCGTGGAGATGAACATCCTCCATATGCGCCGGGTCCGCTCCAGGCTGCGCGACCCCGGCGCCTTCGAGATCCAGGTCTTCGACGAGACCCCCCGCTTCACCGCCTACCTCGTGGACGGCGACGGCACGGACGGCGTCGCGGTCGTCCAGACCTATCTGCGGCGCACCCGGGGCATGGAGGCGCCGGTCCTCGTCCTGCGCGGCGGCAACCGCGTCCTCAAGGCCCACGAGAACGGCGAAGTCGGGCTTTTCGATACATACCGCGAGGAGTTCGAAGTGGCCTGGGCGGACTCCCGGCCGGTGTCGTGAGCGGGGCGCCGGGAGGGGTCGCGGCCCGGTGCTCCCGGGCCCCGGGAGCGGCGAAGCGGAATGCGGCCCTCGGATTGTCAGTGGCCCATGCGATGGTGGTGGTCACTGGGGGAAAGCACCACCAAGAAGGGGGGCCAGCATGGGTTGGCACCGGCAGTTGCTGATCGGCTTCGACCTGGAGACCACCGGGACGGACCCGCGCGAGGCGCGTATCGTCACGGGCGCGGTGATCGAGGTCAAGGACGGGGAGCCGGTCGGACACCGGGAATGGCTCGCCGACCCGGGCATGGAGATCCCGGAGGAGGCGGTGGCGGTGCACGGCATCACCAACGCCCGCGCGACGGCCGAGGGCAGACCGGCCGACCAGGTCGCCGACGCCATCGCCGACGTCCTCGTCTCCTACTGGAGGACGGGCGTCCCGGTCGTGGCGTACAACGCGGCCTTCGACCTCACCCTGCTCTCCGCCGAGCTGCGCCGGCACTCCCTGCCGTCCCTGCGCGACCGCCTGGGCGGCCTCGACCCGGCCCCGGTCGTCGACCCGTACACGATCGACCGCTCCGTCGACCGCTACCGCCGGGGCAAACGCAACCTCGAAGCGGTCTGCGGGGAGTACGGCGTCCCGTTCGACGCCGCGCACGACGCCTCCGCCGACGCCCTGGCCGCCGCCCGGCTGGCCCGCGCGATAGCCCTGCGGCACCCGAAGGTCGCCGCCCTCGGCCCGGCCGAACTGCACCGCAGCCAGATCGAGTGGTACGCCGAATGGGCCGCCGACTTCCAGGCCTTCCTGCGCCGCAAGGGCGACCCGGACGCGGTCGTGGACGCGGTGTGGCCGCTGCGCGAGTCGGCGGAGGAGACGGTATGACGACCGCGCCGATCTCCCTGCGCGCCATACGGGACAGCGACCTGCCGTTCTTCTGGGAGCATCTGTCCGATCCCGAGGCGCAGCGGATCGCCGCCTTCACCAGGGAGTACCACTACGACCGGGCGCTCTTCGACAGGCACTGGGTGAAAATCCGCGCGAACCCCGACATCCTGGCGCGCACGGTGGTCGCCGACGGTGAGGTCGTGGGCAACGCGGCGGTCTTCGGCCCGCCGGACGAACGCGAGGTCACCTACTGGATAGGCCGCGCCCACTGGGGCCGGAGCATCGCCACCGCCGCCCTCACCGCCCTGATCGGCCTCGACCCCACCCGGCCGCTGCACGCCCACGCCGCCGCCGACAACACCGGCTCGATCCGGGTCCTGGAGAAGTGCGGCTTCGTCCTCACCGGCCACGACCGGGGCTTCGCCGTGGCCCGCGACGCCGAGATCGACGAAGTGGCGCTGATACTCCGGGCCGTTTGAGCCCCGAGTCGGGCGCGGCTCAGAACGGATACCAGCGGACCGTCTCGTCCCCGTCGCGCAGTGAGGCGACGCGGCGCTCGAACTCGGCCAGGGCCTTGGGGTTGCTCGGCGCGTGCTGGGCGACCCAGGCGCAGCTGGCCGTCTCACGGGCGCCGCGCAGCACCGAGCAGCCCTCCCACTCGCGTACGTCCCACCCGTACGCGGCGGTGAAGGCGTCGTACTCCTCGGCCGGAAGCCCGTAACGGTCGTGGGAGAGGGCCATGACGACGAGGTCATGTTCACGCAGGTCGCCGGAGAAGGTCTCCAGGTCGACGAGGACCGGGCCGTCGGGACCGATGTGGACATTGCGGGGGAGGGCGTCGCCGTGGACCGCACCCGGCGGCAGATGCGGGACCAGAGAGGCCGCCGCGGCCGCGAAGCCGTCGCGGCGCTCGCGGAGATAGGCCGCGTCCGCCGGGTGGATCGCGTCACCGGCGAGCCGCAGCCAGCGCTCCACACCGCCGAGCAGTTCACGGCGGGGCAGGGCGAAGGGAGGGGCGGGGAGAGCGTGGACCAGCCGTAGGAGTTCGGCCAAATCGCGTGCGCCGGCGGGGCGTACGGAGTCGGGGAGACGGTGCCACACCGTCACCGGGTGCCCCTCGACGAGCAGGGCCTTCGGCTCGGCGGCCCGCACCGCCGGGACGTCCGCCTCGGCGAGCCAGGCCGCGACGTCCAGCTCGCGGCGGGCCCGGTCCAGGAGTTCGGCGTCGCGGCCCACCTTGACCACCAGGTCACCGGCGGCGAACACCGCGTTCTCGCCCAGCGCGAGCAGCCGTGCCTCCCCGGCCGCACCGGGCAGCACACCGGCCGCGCCCAGGACGTCCCGAGCCCGTGCCTCGTCCATCCTTCGCCTCCGTGTCCGACCGAGTCCGTACGGCCGACGCCCCCTCGGGGGACGTCGGGTTCACGCCATCCAGCGGACAGTCTCGCATTCGCACAGGTCGGACCCTGTGCGCGGTGCCTTGATGCCCTGTCATGCCCTCAGCACCATGACGGACATGACCTTGGCGACCGCGAAGCAGCAACGCCCGCGACCGGCCAAGCGGCGAACCCCGGCGGACGGCCGGGACCGGCGCCTTCTCGACCACGGCGCCTGGTTCCTCGTCCTGCCCGCGCTGATCCCCATCCTGGTGCTGAGCGTCGGACCGCTGCTCCACGGCATCGCGCCGGCGTTCACCGACGCGCAGTCCGGCCGGACCGAGCCCACCCGTTGACATCCTCCCCCTCTTCGAAAGAGGGGGATTCCGACCCAGGTGGGTTGAGGTTCACGGGTGTTCGAACGGCTGGTGGCCGTTGTCGTCCCTCCGGCACCGGCTGTGCGCCGGGGGCGGGGGATCCCGCCCTGTCCTGCCGCGACGTTGATGCTGGCGTTGGTGTCCGCGTTGCAGGTGAAGCCGCAGCAGGAACAGACGAACCCGGCTTGGCTCTTGCGCGAGTTCTTGTCGATCCAACCGCAGGCACTGCACCGCAGTGACGTGTAGGGGGCGGGAACGTCCTCGACCCGGCCGGGGGCCTTGTGCCCGGTGCGTTGCCGGAGCAGGCCCCAGCCCCGGGCGAGGATCGACCGGTTCAGGCCGGACTTCTGCGCCACCCTCCTGCCGGGCTGCTCCACGGTTCCCTTCGCGGAGCGGGTCATCGTCTTGACGTTGAGCTTCTCGAACCGGACCAGGTCGTAGCCGCGGGCGAGCATGGTGCTGGTCTTCTCGCACCAGTCCTTGCGCCGGTTCGCCTCCCGCGCCTTGAGCCCGGCCACCTTCGCGTACTCGGCCGCCTTGGCGTCGCTGCCTTTCGGGGATCTGGCCGCGCGCCGCTGGTGTGTGCGGACCTGGGCGCGTTCCTTGACGGTGAGCTGGGGGCAGTTCAGTCTCCGGCCGTCCGACAGGGCGGCGGTGATCGTGACACCCCGGTCGATGCCGATCACCTCGCCCGTGCCGGGCGCCGGAACCGGCTCGGGGACGACCGCGAACGCGATGTGCCACTGCCCGTTCGGAGCGCGACGGGACCTGGTGTTGGCGCGCCATCAGCGCCAGGGCGAGAGCGTGCGTCGTCGGGTGCGGCTCCGGTTGGGGCTGGTCGCGCAGTTTCCGCGCCCCTCAAAAGACCAGCCCCACACACCCGCACCCGACATCGCACCCCCCAACAAAAACCCGATTGCACGATACGTATCGTCTCGCGTACCGTCGGGTTCATGACCTCCCACATCGCCATGTTCTCCATCGCCGCCCACGGCCACGTGAACCCGAGCCTCGAAGTGGTTCGGGAGCTGGTGGCGAGGGGGCATCGGGTGACGTACGCGATTCCGCCGGCCTTCGCCGAGAAGGTCGCGGAGACCGGCGCCGAACCGAAACCCTGGCACTCCACCCTGCCCGGCCCCGACGCCGACCCCGAGGCCTGGGGCACCACGCTCCTCGACAACGTGGAGCCCTTCCTGGACGACGCGATCCAGGCCCTGCCCCAGCTCATCGACGCGTACGAGGGCGACGAACCCGACCTCGTGCTGCACGACATCACCTCGTACCCGGCCGCAGTCCTCGCCCACCGCTGGGGCGTCAAGGCGATCTCGCTCTCCCCGAACCTGGTCGCCTGGACCGGCTACGAGGAGGAGGTCGCCGAACCCATGTGGGCCGAACCGAGGAAGACGGAACGCGGCCGGGCGTACTACGCCCGCTTCGAGGCCTGGCTGAAGGAGAACGGGATCACCGAGCACCCCGACCCCTTCGTCGGCCGCCCCGCCCGCTCCCTCGTCCTCATCCCGAAGGCGCTCCAGCCGCACGCCGACCGGGTCGACGCGCGCCATTACACCTTCGTCGGCGCGTGCCAGGGCGACCGTGCGGCACAGGGTGACTGGACGCGGCCCCCCGGTGCGGAGAAGGTGCTGCTCGTCTCGCTCGGGTCGTCCTTCACCAAGCAGCCCGACTTCTACCGCGAGTGCGTGCAGGCCTTCGGTGATCTGCCGGGCTGGCACATGGTGCTCCAGGTCGGCCGGCACGTCGAACCGGCGGAGCTGGGCGAGATCCCGGCCAATGTGGAGGTACGGGACTGGGTGCCGCAGTTGGCGATCCTGAAGCAGGCCGACGCGTTCGTCACCCACGCGGGCGCCGGCGGCAGTCAGGAAGGCCTCGCCACCGCCACACCGATGGTCGCCGTACCGCAGGCCGTCGACCAGTTCGGCAACGCCGACATGCTCCAGGCCCTCGGTGTCGCCCGCCGTCTGCCCAAGGAGGAGGCGACGGCCGAGACCCTGCGCGAGGCGGTCCTCGCCCTCGTCGACGACCCCGAAGTGGCCCGCAGGCTCCAGGAGATCCAGCGGGAGATGGCGGCCGAGGGCGGCACCCGACGGGCCGCCGACCTCATCGAGGCGGAACTCCGAAACCCCTGATAGCCGGGCAAGCAGGTTGGTTCCACGCCTGTCGTGAATTCCCGGCACTTTTTGGGTCACGATCGGGTCACCCGATAACGCTCAGGTAACGCCCGGTCCGCGCGGCAAGCGCACTGACTCTGATACCGGGTTCGACCCTTACCCCCTACGAAAGGTTGTGCCGGGCATTTCTTGTGCCTCGGGTGAACGGCTTCCAAGCTGAGCGTGAACTCATTTCGAACGCCAGGAAGTTGACCCATGCGCCGAGACATACCCGACCTCGCGGAAGTGCGCCGCGTCACGCAGAAGAAGCGGGACGCCTGGTGGACCGTGCTGCTCGTCGACCCGGTCGCCACACCGCTGGTGCGGCTCACCGCGAAGTACACGAGGATCACGCCCAACCAGCTGACCTGGGGCGCGTTCCTGCTGGGCCTGGTCTCGGCCGCCCTCTTCGCGCTGGGCGACTGGCGCTGGCTGATCGCCGGCGCCGTCGTCTACCACCTGAGCTTCATCCTCGACTGCATGGACGGCAAGGTCGCCCGGCTCACCGGCCAGGGCTCGGTGTTCGGCGCCTGGCTCGACTTCGTCTTCGACCGCATCCGGGTCGCGGCGTGCTCGGTGGCCCTGATGGCGGGGCAGTACCACCGCACCGGGGACACGCTCTACATCTGGCTCGCCGCCGCCGTCATCGGCTGCGACGCGCTGCGCTACATCAACTCCCTGGAGACCTTCAAGGTCCGCCACACCATGCGCAAGCAGATCAAGGCCCGGCTCCGCGAGGCCCGCCGCGCGGAGAACGAGCGGGAACTCGCCTTCATGGAGGACCTGCTGCGCGAGAACCCCGAGGCCGACATCGAGCAGGATCTGCGCACGGCCACCGCCGAGGTCACCCAGACCGCCCCGCAGACCCAGGTCGTCGATCTGCACCAGGAGTTCCGCCGCCGCTTCCCCGCCTATCTGCGGGTCCGCTCCTTCCTGCTGCGCCACCGGGTCCGCCCGCATCTGATCAGCGGCATCGAGTTCCAGATGGGCGTCTTCATGATCGGCCCGATCGTCGACTCGGTGCTGACGACGACCATCGTCTCCGGCGCCCTGCTCCTCGTCTTCGAACTGGCCATCGTCTACAAGCTGTTGCTCTCCACCCGCGACTTCACCCGCACCCTCGACTCCTTCGACCGGGGAGACATGCGGGGCGAGGTGGCCACGGCGGCCTGAGCCGCGCGGCACGCCCGACGCGCACACGGGCGTGGGCCGGGGGCGGCCACACCACCCCCGGCCCACGCCCGTACCAGGGCCTGTCTGACAATTCCCGTCTGCCCCGAGACGCCGTGCACGCACTCTCGCCGCACCGGGCGCAGACCCGAGTACGTCCAGTACGCGGGTCCACGCCCGGCACGCCGAGAGCACCTACCTGACGCCGCGGGGCCGCCCTCCGGGCGACGACGGGAATTGCCGGACAGGCCCTGGGATCCCGGTCAGACCCGTACCCTCGTGTCCTCCCTGGCCGGCGGCACCGGGCCAGGGCCCGGCTCCGGGGACTCGTCGTGGGTGAGGTCCGGCAGCCGGTGCAGCCACTTCGGGAGATACCAGTTGCGCTCGCCGAGCAGGGCCATCACCGCCGGGAGGAGCACACCCCGGATGATCGTCGCGTCGATGAGGACGGCCGCCGCCAGGCCCACCCCCATCTGCTTCATGGATTGCATGGACAGCGTCCCGAAGATCCCGAAGACGGCGACCATGATGACGGCGGCGCTGGTGACCACCCCGGCCGTGGTGACCACCCCGTGCCGGATCGCCTCCTTCGTCGTACGGCCCCGCAGCCGCGCCTCACGGATCCGGGAGACCACGAACACGTGGTAGTCCATCGACAGCCCGAACAGGATCACGAACAGGAACAGCGGCAGCCAGGTGATGATGGCGCCGACCCCCTCCGCGCCCACCAGCGAGGCACCCCAGCCGTGCTGGAAGACCGCGACGAGGATGCCGTACGCGGCGCCCACCGACAGCAGGTTCAGCACGATCGACGTGATCGCGATCGTCAGCGAGCGGAACGACAGCAGCATCAGCAGGAAGGCGAAGACGACCACGAAGGCGAAGACCGGGACGACGGAGCCGACCAGCTGGTCGTTGAAGTCCTGGTTGCCCGCGACCTGCCCGGTGACCGGCGCCTCGACGCCGTCGACCTCGCCGAGCGTGGCGGGCCGTACCTCGTCGCGCAGTGTGTCCAGGCTCGCGCCCGCCTTGTCCTGGTCGGAGCCGCCGACCAGCGGCACGTACACGAACGCCACGTTCTGCGCGTCGTGCACCTTGATCTCCACCGGGCCGCGCGAGGCACCCGAGGCGACGGCCTCCGACTTGAAGGCGGCCAGCGCCGACCGCACCTCGGGGGCGTTGATGTCCTTCGCCCTCACGACGACCTCGGCCGGTTCGGTACCGCCGGGGAAGGCCTCGTTGACCCGGTTGTACGTCTGCACGATCGGCAGCGAGTCGCCGAACTCCTGGTCCAGGGTGAGGTTCTGCGTCTTCATCCCCACCGCGGGCGCGGCCACGGCGAGCAGCGCGCCGGTCGCGACGACCAGCGACAGCGCCGGCTTGGCGAGGACGACCCGCAGCACGGCGTTCCAGAAACGGCTCTCCGAACCGCCGCCCGCGGAGCGGCCGTTCTTCCGCCGCTTGTCCGGGTGCAGGAACGGCAGCCGGCCCTTCTCGACCCGCTCGCCCAGCAGCGACAGCAGGGCCGGGAGCACCGTGACCGAACCGACCATCGCGACGGCGACCACCATCAGCGAGGCCAGCCCCATCGCCTCGAACTCGGCGAGCCCGGTGAACAGCATGCCCGCCATCGCCACGCACACCGTGACACCGGAGACGATGATGGCCCGGCCACTGGTCGCGGCGGCCACCCGCAGCGCGGTCCGCGCGTCCCGGCCCGCCGCGCGCTCCTCGCGCTCACGGCGCAGATAGAACAGGCAGTAGTCGACACCGACGGCCAGACCCACCAGCAGCATCACGGAGTTGGCGGTGTCGCTCATCGGGATCACATGGCTGACGATCGCCATCAGACCCATCGTCGCCATGATCGCGGTGATCGCCAGCGCCACCGGCAGTAGCGCCGCGACGACCGCGCCGAACGCGATCAGCAGGATGCCGAGCGCCACCGGCACCGCCGAGTACTCGGCCTTGCGGAAGTCGTCGCCGAACGCGTCGTCGAACGTCTTCATCATCGAGGCGCCGCCGATCTCCTCGATCCGCAGCGACCCGTGCTCCTTCTGGACACCCTCGACGGCCTTCAGCACCGGCTCGATCCGCTCACCAGCGGTGTCCGACGCGCCCCGTACGTCGAACTGCACCAGAGCGCTGCGCCCGTCCTTCGAGAGCGTCCCCGTGTCGTACGGCGAGGTCACGTCCGTGACCTTCCCGGTTCCCTCGACGGCCTTCATCACCTCGTCCACGGCCGCCCGGAACGCGGGGTCCGTGGCCTTGGTGCCGTCGTCCTTCGCCTGGATCAGGACGGACTCACCGGCGGGCTCCTCGATCCCCGCCTCCTCGACGATATGGGTCGCCGCGCTGGTCTCCCCCTTGAGCTGGTCGCTGTCCTTGACCTCGACCGAGCCCATCGCCGTGCCGATCCCCATCGTCAGCACCACGAACAGCAGCCAGATCCCGACGGCCGCCCAGCGGTGCCGGGCGCTCCAGCCGCCCGCTCGGGCGGCCACACCCCGCACCCGTATGTCTCCCTCAGCCATCGCCGGCCAGTCCCCTCGTCATCAGGTGACGGCCCCCTGCCGTCGCCCTTCGCTTCGAAGGTATGGGCCGGATAAAGGCATCTCTTCGTGCTCTCCGGTGAACCCCGACCCCCAGGACTCCTCCCCTCGGACCCCACCCCCTCCCCACCAAGGAGGACGGCGACCCCCTACACCCATCCCGGCCTCTCAGGGCCGCGCCTCAGGGTGATCGCCCCCGACGTGCGCCCCTGACGTGCTTATCGTGAGCCCATGACGACGTACGCGGCACTCCTGCGCGGGATCAACGTGGGCGGCAACAAGAAGGTCCCGATGGCCGACCTCCGTACCCTCCTGACCGGCCTCGGCCACACCGGCGTGGCCACCTACCTCCAGAGCGGCAACGCGGTCTTCACCGGCGACCACGGCGACGAGACCTCCCTCGCCGCCGAGATCACCACCGCCGTCGAGAACCACTTCGGCTTCACGGTGGACGTCCTGGTCCGCGACCACGCGTATCTGGAGGCGGTACGCGAGACCTGCCCGTTCCCGGCGGCGGAGCTGGAGGGCAAACAGCTCCACGTCACGTACCTGTCGGAGACCCCGGACGGGTCCCGCTTCGCCGACATCGACCAACAGGCCTTCCTGCCCGAGGAGTTCAGGATCGGCGACCGGGCGCTGTACCTGTACGCCCCCGAGGGCCTGGGCCGCTCCAAGCTCGCGGAAACCCTGGCGAAGCCACGC of Streptomyces phaeolivaceus contains these proteins:
- a CDS encoding MMPL family transporter — encoded protein: MAEGDIRVRGVAARAGGWSARHRWAAVGIWLLFVVLTMGIGTAMGSVEVKDSDQLKGETSAATHIVEEAGIEEPAGESVLIQAKDDGTKATDPAFRAAVDEVMKAVEGTGKVTDVTSPYDTGTLSKDGRSALVQFDVRGASDTAGERIEPVLKAVEGVQKEHGSLRIEEIGGASMMKTFDDAFGDDFRKAEYSAVPVALGILLIAFGAVVAALLPVALAITAIMATMGLMAIVSHVIPMSDTANSVMLLVGLAVGVDYCLFYLRREREERAAGRDARTALRVAAATSGRAIIVSGVTVCVAMAGMLFTGLAEFEAMGLASLMVVAVAMVGSVTVLPALLSLLGERVEKGRLPFLHPDKRRKNGRSAGGGSESRFWNAVLRVVLAKPALSLVVATGALLAVAAPAVGMKTQNLTLDQEFGDSLPIVQTYNRVNEAFPGGTEPAEVVVRAKDINAPEVRSALAAFKSEAVASGASRGPVEIKVHDAQNVAFVYVPLVGGSDQDKAGASLDTLRDEVRPATLGEVDGVEAPVTGQVAGNQDFNDQLVGSVVPVFAFVVVFAFLLMLLSFRSLTIAITSIVLNLLSVGAAYGILVAVFQHGWGASLVGAEGVGAIITWLPLFLFVILFGLSMDYHVFVVSRIREARLRGRTTKEAIRHGVVTTAGVVTSAAVIMVAVFGIFGTLSMQSMKQMGVGLAAAVLIDATIIRGVLLPAVMALLGERNWYLPKWLHRLPDLTHDESPEPGPGPVPPAREDTRVRV
- a CDS encoding phosphotransferase enzyme family protein, whose translation is MDEARARDVLGAAGVLPGAAGEARLLALGENAVFAAGDLVVKVGRDAELLDRARRELDVAAWLAEADVPAVRAAEPKALLVEGHPVTVWHRLPDSVRPAGARDLAELLRLVHALPAPPFALPRRELLGGVERWLRLAGDAIHPADAAYLRERRDGFAAAAASLVPHLPPGAVHGDALPRNVHIGPDGPVLVDLETFSGDLREHDLVVMALSHDRYGLPAEEYDAFTAAYGWDVREWEGCSVLRGARETASCAWVAQHAPSNPKALAEFERRVASLRDGDETVRWYPF
- a CDS encoding CDP-alcohol phosphatidyltransferase family protein, whose product is MRRDIPDLAEVRRVTQKKRDAWWTVLLVDPVATPLVRLTAKYTRITPNQLTWGAFLLGLVSAALFALGDWRWLIAGAVVYHLSFILDCMDGKVARLTGQGSVFGAWLDFVFDRIRVAACSVALMAGQYHRTGDTLYIWLAAAVIGCDALRYINSLETFKVRHTMRKQIKARLREARRAENERELAFMEDLLRENPEADIEQDLRTATAEVTQTAPQTQVVDLHQEFRRRFPAYLRVRSFLLRHRVRPHLISGIEFQMGVFMIGPIVDSVLTTTIVSGALLLVFELAIVYKLLLSTRDFTRTLDSFDRGDMRGEVATAA
- a CDS encoding 3'-5' exonuclease, which produces MGWHRQLLIGFDLETTGTDPREARIVTGAVIEVKDGEPVGHREWLADPGMEIPEEAVAVHGITNARATAEGRPADQVADAIADVLVSYWRTGVPVVAYNAAFDLTLLSAELRRHSLPSLRDRLGGLDPAPVVDPYTIDRSVDRYRRGKRNLEAVCGEYGVPFDAAHDASADALAAARLARAIALRHPKVAALGPAELHRSQIEWYAEWAADFQAFLRRKGDPDAVVDAVWPLRESAEETV
- a CDS encoding GNAT family N-acetyltransferase, yielding MTTAPISLRAIRDSDLPFFWEHLSDPEAQRIAAFTREYHYDRALFDRHWVKIRANPDILARTVVADGEVVGNAAVFGPPDEREVTYWIGRAHWGRSIATAALTALIGLDPTRPLHAHAAADNTGSIRVLEKCGFVLTGHDRGFAVARDAEIDEVALILRAV
- a CDS encoding SAV2148 family HEPN domain-containing protein, giving the protein MGSGGLELPPGDAGETGHEGNSTDVPPGAVSLARPMERGSIGPELDWNADAWLEVRTRAQRAGRAYIWLNLVEQRLRAVVAAVLRPIYEPVHGDDWVVAAAGPAGQEWVQRAVAVREVSRRKGYLLDPADDNVLSFLTLPQLRELMVQHWPCFEPYIDERRDVELALDELEVTRNVVSRNRALSEAVLAQAERASAKLLEILGAGSDVPSARRLPVDAVEDLVGDRYADVVGVHPDRVRLLRQFPAEDLFGGARRLDAIGIGLNLLVQNFSGRRLVRLAEGGCRVRLLFLNPASSAVKRRERELGIKRGELSRAVEMNILHMRRVRSRLRDPGAFEIQVFDETPRFTAYLVDGDGTDGVAVVQTYLRRTRGMEAPVLVLRGGNRVLKAHENGEVGLFDTYREEFEVAWADSRPVS
- a CDS encoding DUF1697 domain-containing protein, coding for MTTYAALLRGINVGGNKKVPMADLRTLLTGLGHTGVATYLQSGNAVFTGDHGDETSLAAEITTAVENHFGFTVDVLVRDHAYLEAVRETCPFPAAELEGKQLHVTYLSETPDGSRFADIDQQAFLPEEFRIGDRALYLYAPEGLGRSKLAETLAKPRLSKGLIATTRNWNTVKKLAELTGSAP